The genomic stretch CAAATAAATCTTTTACATAGCGACAAGAATGATATACTCGGTAAAATTGCAAAATAGTATCACAAGCAGTTTGAATATTATCGGTTATAGTGTAAATTTTAGTATCTTCTGGTTCAACATAGCCCCCTTCTAAGAGATGATCACAAACATAATTATGCCAGCTATGCCAATATTTCCCATTTGGTTTATCCATTAACACTAAAGGAATGGGAGGTTGTCTCCCTGTTTGACATAATGTAATAGTTTCAAATGCCTCGTCTTGAGTGCCAAATCCTCCGGGAAATAGTACGATCGCATCACTCTCTTTTAAGAAGAACAATTTACGGGTAAAAAAATACTTAAATCTAATTAATTTGGGATCATTATTAATAAAAGAATTAGGAGTTTGTTCAAAAGGTAACTTTACATTTAAACCAAAAGAATTATCAGAGGTTGCGCCTTCATTTCCCGCCGCCATAATTCCTCCTCCGGCCCCAGTTAAAACCATAAAACCTAAAGTAGTAACTTGTTGAGCAAACTCTTTAGCTAACTGATATTCAGGCTCATTGATAGGAGTTCTAGCTGAACCAAAAATAGTAATTTTTCGATGTTGACGATAATCAGAAAAAACTCTAAATCCTTTTTCTAAATCTTTTAAAGTTGCACTCAAAATTTTCCATTCTAAAGAGTCAATTTTATCTTTTTTAGCAATTTTAGCTAAGGTTTTTAAAGATCTTTTTAACCACTTACTTCCATTATAATCAGGTAATTTTCTTAATAGATCTTCACAATTTGCTGATTGATTAATAATACTTTTATTGTTTAATAAAGACATTTTTTTTGCTCAATACAAAAATTCCCACGTCATCACAATCGTTAACGTGGGGTGGGATGAAATAAGTTTTTTTTTAAAACTCCTTAAAGGTGCTTTTCCAATGTATTAGATAGAGTAGTTTTAGGTACTGCACCCACCACCATTTCTAATTTTTGGCCACCTTTAAAAACCATCAGAGTAGGAATACTACGAATCCCATACTGACTAGCAATTTGAGGATTTTCGTCGGTGTTTAGTTTGACTACTTTAACCTTACCTTCGTATTGTTGCGCGATTTCTTCGACTACGGGAGCTACCATACGACAAGGGCCACACCAAGGAGCCCAAAAATCTACCAATACAGGTAATTCACTATCTAAAACTACTTCTTTAAAATCCGCTTCTTTGACTTCTGTCACTTCCGACATTTTGCTTTATTCCTTAACTAGATTATTTGCATTTTAAATACTATCAGATTTTACCATAGCAAATAATAGACCTCTTGCTGTCAATTATTTCTATAAGTTTACAATTCCAGTTAATACTTGATGGTTAATTTTTACTATTCACAAATAGAAATCCGCCTCCACTTTATCAGCAAAGACGGTTTATGGTGTGAGGAGTGAACGGAAACTTTGTCTCCGTCATCTTTATTTTAACGCACTTTTGGGTGTCAATGTTGTTAAATCTGTGTGCTGACGATAAAAATTATAGGTAAACAGAGGGAAAAGGGAATAGCAAACAGAAAAAAGTAATAAGAATTAATTTATTTCAATTATTTATTTTATCGATAATTCTCAGGGAGACAAAGCAAAAATATCGGAAGAAAAATAGTTAAAAATCATCCCTTATAGCAAAATTTAGAAGTAGTCAAAAATAATCAAATTTATCAGGTAAATGATACATATTGGACAAGTTCAAGTGGTATTTCCTCGATCATAAAATAGTAGATGATTTAGAGAATTTTATGAAAAAAAAGATTAGTTGTGAAAAAAGTTATTCTGAGTCATAGCGAAGAAATCTCAAAGTATTAATTTTGAGAAAAATGTATAATTTATAATTAGATAAAATGTCTGAAATAAAAAATGATCGGACTTTCAACTGTCAACCAGGCTAATTATTGGCAACAAGAATCAGAATCTTTTGTGACTTCATCAGGAGAAAAAGAATTAATTTAGCGTGAAAAAAGTTTATTAGGATATTCTATTGAAAAATATATCCCTTTACGCTGTGATTTATATTTAGAAAGTAAAGTCTTATAATTATTAGCTTTGTGGCTAGGAGAAAATAATAATCAACAAGAATTTATCAGCAATCTTCTCTCAGTAAAAAAGATATTATTATTCTACAATAAGTAAAAAATATTATGGAGAAAAATTTACAGAATCTACCTAGTTTAAAAGACTTATCTCGACAATTATTTATCAATGAATGTAAATTAAAATCAGGTTTTAAGCAATTATTTAAAACAACAATTTATGGTTATTTACACCATAAAAGAATGGTCTATGCTCACAGTTTATTAACACAAAAAAAGATGAAAGTAACAGATGTTGCTCATATGTGCGGTTATGCTAGTTTACCTTCTTTTTCTAAGGCTTTTAAAAAATATTTTGGGGTTAATCCTAAGTTCGATCGAATCAAAAAATAGAATGCGATCGGACACCAAAAATCTAACTTAAATAGTTTAAATTTAACCTCATACCTAACACCTGAGATAACACTTTTTTTAATCAAGATTTATACCTTGTTGACGCAATTGTTCTTTTAATTCTTGTAATTCTTTTTCGGCTTTTTGTGCCGATTCATCACCTGTCAAAAGTAAATTACCATTTTCATCACACCAACGCAACCATACACCATTAAAATTTTCAAATTCTCCCTCCCATAAAGTTAACCCTAAATTAACTCCTTCTAACCAAGTTTCAGATATTTCTTGATAATTTATTCCTGTGAGTTTAAATATCCTTAAAACTTTTTCACCTAAATATTTTTGAGGATCATAAACAACATAATAAATCACTCTCATATTTTGATAAATTTTCAGCTTTTCATCTAATTCTCCCCCTACTTTATTCGAGACAATTTCGATCGCAACTTCGGGAGTTTTGCCAAATTCCCAAACAAGATAACAACGATGATTTTTTTCCCACAAATTAGGAGGAGTGGTGACATCTAAACTCAAGAAAAAATCTGGTACGATGGGCGGTTGACCAATATTATAATAAATACCAACATTGGCATCTGC from Geminocystis sp. NIES-3709 encodes the following:
- the trxA gene encoding thioredoxin is translated as MSEVTEVKEADFKEVVLDSELPVLVDFWAPWCGPCRMVAPVVEEIAQQYEGKVKVVKLNTDENPQIASQYGIRSIPTLMVFKGGQKLEMVVGAVPKTTLSNTLEKHL
- a CDS encoding LOG family protein: MSLLNNKSIINQSANCEDLLRKLPDYNGSKWLKRSLKTLAKIAKKDKIDSLEWKILSATLKDLEKGFRVFSDYRQHRKITIFGSARTPINEPEYQLAKEFAQQVTTLGFMVLTGAGGGIMAAGNEGATSDNSFGLNVKLPFEQTPNSFINNDPKLIRFKYFFTRKLFFLKESDAIVLFPGGFGTQDEAFETITLCQTGRQPPIPLVLMDKPNGKYWHSWHNYVCDHLLEGGYVEPEDTKIYTITDNIQTACDTILQFYRVYHSCRYVKDLFVVRLNYDLTSEQIELLNEEFKDILIKGKIEQISILPKEKQDIPYLPRIGFYLQSRKFSRLYQMINLINTFPCENSPYCEPQFR
- a CDS encoding Uma2 family endonuclease; the encoded protein is MVAQIQIPTNNEVEFIPKPDVSNLITEDDTPVDNFGSPKQQRFLTNILYNARKEQVFLADANVGIYYNIGQPPIVPDFFLSLDVTTPPNLWEKNHRCYLVWEFGKTPEVAIEIVSNKVGGELDEKLKIYQNMRVIYYVVYDPQKYLGEKVLRIFKLTGINYQEISETWLEGVNLGLTLWEGEFENFNGVWLRWCDENGNLLLTGDESAQKAEKELQELKEQLRQQGINLD
- a CDS encoding AraC family transcriptional regulator, whose product is MEKNLQNLPSLKDLSRQLFINECKLKSGFKQLFKTTIYGYLHHKRMVYAHSLLTQKKMKVTDVAHMCGYASLPSFSKAFKKYFGVNPKFDRIKK